The genomic stretch TCACTAGATTCAAGCAGAAGCTGCAGTATTTCCCTGTAACCAGGGACCTTACCGCATGCTTGGACGCCGCTCGGGTAGCCGATTTCGTCGTTCTGATCCTCTCGGCCGAGCACGAGGTTGACCCCCTGGGAGAGCTCATCATTCGCAGCGTCGAAAGCCAGGGCATGTCCACCCTGTTTACCGTCATCCAGGGCCTCAACAAGATCGAAGCCGCGAAGCAGAGGTTGTCGGTCATCTCTTCCCTCAAATCATACATCACCCATTTCCACCCCGAACAGGAGAAGCTTTGCAGCCTCGACAACCGCCAGGAATGCGCCAACTTGATGCGCTCGCTGTGCAACACCACGCCAAAGGGTATCAGGTGGAGAGATGAGCGGAGTTGGatgttggtggaggatgtcaaCTTTAGCGGCGAGTCCACGGTTGTCACCGGTGTGGTCAGGGGCAAGGGTCTCAAGGCGGACAGACTGGTTCAGGTTGGGGATTGGGGAACATTCCAAATCGAAAAGATCACCGCTGCACCGCTTGCGGCCCGGAAACCTGAGGGTATGGCTGTCGGCGGAGCGGAGGGAGACGCTTTGGACGCTCCTACCGAGGACCAGGATGAGCTTGCCGAGCTTGCACCGGAAGAGGTCAACATGGAGGACGACGATATGGATACCGCTTCCGCCGTGCCTGAGCAGAAGAAGGGAGTTTTGCTGGACGAGCACCATTATTTCTCTGACGACGACCAAGTTATTGCGCTCCAAATGCCCAAAAAGGTGCCCAAGGGCACTTCCAAGTACCAGGCCGCCTGGTTCTTGGACGGCGGTGAGGAGTCAGAGGATGGATCAGACCTCGAGGATTtcgagatggaggatgcgCTAGAGGAGGAGCCAGCGAGACCAGAGGACGGCATCGagggtgctgctggagacGTTGCCATGACCGAGGGCGCGCCAACAGAATACGCCAAGTCGGTAGCGTTCGTCGAGcccgacgaggatgaggacgcTATGGGGCTGGAGGCCTATCGCAAGCAGAAGCGGtccgaggccgaggacgacTTGGAGTTCCCGGATGAGATCGAGCTCCACCCCAATGTTCTCGCCCGGGAAAGACTGGCCAAGTACAGAGGTCTCAAGAGCCTGAGGACGAGTCCTTGGGTAGAAGAGGAGGATCGCGCGCACGAGCCGGAGGAGTGGAGAAGGTTACTTCAAATTCAAGACTACCAGGCGACCCGCATCAGATCGGCTAGAGAAGCTCTGGTTGGCGGTGTTGCCCCTGGCACTCGTGTTCACGTCCACCTCAGAGGCGTGCCATCAGAGGTTCGGGCTTCTCACAGCTCAGGCCGACCGCTCGCTCTTGTTTCTCTGTTGAGGCACGAGCACAAGCGGACCGCCATGAACattctcatcaacctccctgCGGATGCCACAGCGCCCATCAAGTCaaaggaggagttggttgtTCAGTACGGCCCAAGGAGGTTCGTCATCAAGCCCTTGTTTTCTCAGGGCGGCGCCACTCCCAACGACGTCCACAAGTACTGCCGGTACATTCACCCCGGACAGTCGGCCGTGGCGACCTTTATGGGTCCTGTCGCGTGGGGTTCCATGCCGGCTCTTTTTTACAAGAGAATCGTTCCTGGCGAGGAGACTCCCCACGACGACGAGTCGGATCTGCCGCTGAAGCTGGTGGCCACGGGTACCACCATGCCCCCGTCTACCTCCCGTGTCATTGCCAAGAGGGCAATTCTCACCGGTCACCCATACCACATCCACAAGAAGATCGTTACCGTCCGGTACATGTTCTTCAACAGAGAAGACGTGGAATGGTTCAAGGCGCTGCCCATGTGGACCAAGAGAGGCCGCACCGGTTTCATCAAGGAGCCCCTCGGTACTCACGGGTACTTCAAGGCGACGTTTGACGGGCGGATCAACCCCCAGGACTCGGTCGGTGTCAGCTTGTACAAGCGGGTGTGGCCTCGTCCTGCGGAGCCGTTGAGGGGGCTGCTGCTTGACCCTGAGCAGGTGCCTGacttggtggaggatgatgctATGGATGCGGATGCTGAGTAGGTGGTTAGATATATACCCTCCTGACAGAGGGTCTTTTCATGACGGCGTTTTTGGGGTGGGGATTAATGAAAAGAtttttgttcttgttctttttcaTATTTTGCCATCTCATCTTTCTGTTTACATATGCCTCGTCTACTCCAATTCCTCCAACCCAGGCGTCGGCCTTGGGCCGCCAAcactcctcctctgctcctcGGCCCCGCTCGCCCTCCAAGCACTCAAGATCAAGTCAACAATATGCTCCACCCCGACCCCCTTCTTGACCTGCGCGAAGACCGTcggccccccctccctcatcttcctcgcgTCCCTGTCCATGACATCCAAATCCGCGCCGACAATCTCGGCGAGATCGGTCTTGTTGACGACCAACAAGTCACTCTGTGTGATGCCGGGGCCTCCCTTCCGCGGGATCTTGTCGCCGCCGCTGACGTCGATGACGTAGATGATGTAATCGGCGAGTTCACGGGAGTAGTTAGCGGCGAGGTTGTCGCCCCCGGActcgatgaggaggaggtcggtgTCGAATTGGGCGTGGAGGTcctcgagggcggcgaggttgGCCGAGATGTCCTCGCGGACGGCGGCGTGGGGGCAGCCGCCGGTCTCGATTGCGCGGATGcggggggcggggagggctTTGTTTCGGGTAAGGAACTCTGCGTCTTCGCGGGTGAAGATGTCGTTTGTTACCGCCGCGAGGGAGTAGGAAGAGCGGAGgtggcgggagagggagagcatGAGGGCTGTTTTGCCTGATCCTACGGGGCTATAAAAAGGGGGTTAGTATATAGAGAGGGGGGAtaaaggggggatgggaagcGTACCCGCCGATGCCGATTGTGAAGGCGCGGTCGGCCCAGTTGCGGCCTTCGGTGATGGGCATTTCGCGGCCGTGGTAGGAGCCGGGGCCGTCGAGGATCTCGTGGGAGTGGCCGTGGTCTGCTgcggagaaggagacggCGTGGTCGTGGGAGGCGTGGAAGTGGACGCCGTCGTGGGTGTGTTGGTGGGACattttgatgttgttggtttCTCACAGTTGTCACTTGGGAAAGTTGGATTGGTTGTGAAAATGAAAAAGTTTAAACTTCAATTGACTGCTCCTGCAAAAGCCGCCGTTGATATCCACCCCTCTTggaccctccccccccttttccgtCTTGGCCTCTTTCTCcgatttgaggaggagggaggaggggtagcTTCGGGATATCCATCCAAGatccatggtggtggtggtggtggtggtgaggggcaTAGATAAGATAACGAGCTTGTTGTGTCATCATTCATCGTGAGGGTTACCCaatccctcttcttcctcttcttctttcccttaACCCTGGACATCAAggttcaccacctcccctttctctttTAACCTCGTCCATCTCTTGTCCAAAAAAGTAGCTTCCGTCAAGGACTCCGTGAAGGATTCAACATGCATTCACTTTCCTCTTGGCAAAAGGGAGTTTTCCGATCACATTTCGCAAGAAATGTGCTCATTCATGCTCCTACCTGCTTGCTGCTTCCCTTCCGAAATATGCAAGCAGCATCATGCAAGCAGCATCATGCAAGGTGTAGGCATGCAAGGTGTAGGCATGCAGGATGTAGGgggatatatatatatatatatatgtgtgtgtgtgtgtgtgtgtaacCATCGTGAGAAAACCtgctctttctctctctaCTGCCCCCCTGCAACACAGCTCACAATCCAGGTACTGGGGATGCTTACTCAGACGTCGGTTGGTAGTTAGGGAACGACTCAAGTGCGAACTGGATAGTTTGTTATAATAACGGCGAGTTCGAGCCAGCCAATCGTGGCGTTGGGTAATGTCCGATAGACTGTGTACGCGCGGGTTCGTACCCTCACCGTTGGAAACGTTGCCTATTGAATGATGTAGGCCGTCAGGTGAAGGTCTTTTTTTATTGATTTTTTTGACGGACCATCTCTTTCCGTGGAGAGTTTCTTGTTTGTTagtgaagaagaagctgaggAGAGCTacaaggggaaggaagggttTCATCGAGAGTTGTGTGTATAAAAGGCGGCATCTTCTTCTCACACTGGCATCCCAGGTTTTCTTTTCACGCTGGATCTAACTTGTCTACTGCGGACTGATTGGTTTTCAAGAAACTGATCTCTCATCGACCACtgggggaaaagaaaaacttCATCTTTTGTTTGGGAGAACACTCTCACACCTCTTCAAAATGAAGCCCAACTCATCCCTCATCGGacttctcaccaccctcttaCTCACCTCTTCAGTCCTCGCCTCCCCACAACACGGCAaagcaaaaggaaaaggcaaccccctccccatccccatcacccccccctcagaagaacccccaacccactacggcgtcctcctcatccgcgCCTTCCAACCGCTAGACATCTACGGCCCCCTCGACACCCTCCAACTCCTAGCCGTaagccccccctcccctttcttccccctttcccatcccactAACTAACCTCCCCCTAGCACAACCGCCACctaaccctcaccctcctctcccgcacCCTTCTCCCCGTAACCTCCGAGCCCGCCTCGGCAATGATGAACACCCACAGATCCACCTTCTggcccaccatctccccaacccacaccctcacctcccccccatccaacctccaagtcctcatcatccccggcGGCCCCGGCGCCCGATCCCCCGACCTCGGCCCCGAAATAGCCTTCATCCGCTCTGTCTTCCCCAAGCTCCAATACCTAATCACAATATGCACCGGCTCCGGCATCGCCGCCCAATCCGGCGTCCTCGACGGCCGCCGCGCGACGACCAACAAGGCGGCCTGGAATTCCATGACGGCCATGG from Podospora pseudopauciseta strain CBS 411.78 chromosome 3, whole genome shotgun sequence encodes the following:
- the TSR1 gene encoding Ribosome biogenesis protein TSR1 (EggNog:ENOG503NVCU; COG:S; BUSCO:EOG092615SM); protein product: MPGAVATGHSHRPTTKQQNKGFKSRKATKGQLRDAAKGRIEPGQRKTIHQQAMSKLDRKNRAKQRQQEKAREHARETSVFAGKDGAPRNVAVIPLCVDGDAVAAIKALNESVEAEAEIKEGCFRVPVTRFKQKLQYFPVTRDLTACLDAARVADFVVLILSAEHEVDPLGELIIRSVESQGMSTLFTVIQGLNKIEAAKQRLSVISSLKSYITHFHPEQEKLCSLDNRQECANLMRSLCNTTPKGIRWRDERSWMLVEDVNFSGESTVVTGVVRGKGLKADRLVQVGDWGTFQIEKITAAPLAARKPEGMAVGGAEGDALDAPTEDQDELAELAPEEVNMEDDDMDTASAVPEQKKGVLLDEHHYFSDDDQVIALQMPKKVPKGTSKYQAAWFLDGGEESEDGSDLEDFEMEDALEEEPARPEDGIEGAAGDVAMTEGAPTEYAKSVAFVEPDEDEDAMGLEAYRKQKRSEAEDDLEFPDEIELHPNVLARERLAKYRGLKSLRTSPWVEEEDRAHEPEEWRRLLQIQDYQATRIRSAREALVGGVAPGTRVHVHLRGVPSEVRASHSSGRPLALVSLLRHEHKRTAMNILINLPADATAPIKSKEELVVQYGPRRFVIKPLFSQGGATPNDVHKYCRYIHPGQSAVATFMGPVAWGSMPALFYKRIVPGEETPHDDESDLPLKLVATGTTMPPSTSRVIAKRAILTGHPYHIHKKIVTVRYMFFNREDVEWFKALPMWTKRGRTGFIKEPLGTHGYFKATFDGRINPQDSVGVSLYKRVWPRPAEPLRGLLLDPEQVPDLVEDDAMDADAE
- a CDS encoding hypothetical protein (COG:K; COG:O; EggNog:ENOG503NV6U), producing MSHQHTHDGVHFHASHDHAVSFSAADHGHSHEILDGPGSYHGREMPITEGRNWADRAFTIGIGGPVGSGKTALMLSLSRHLRSSYSLAAVTNDIFTREDAEFLTRNKALPAPRIRAIETGGCPHAAVREDISANLAALEDLHAQFDTDLLLIESGGDNLAANYSRELADYIIYVIDVSGGDKIPRKGGPGITQSDLLVVNKTDLAEIVGADLDVMDRDARKMREGGPTVFAQVKKGVGVEHIVDLILSAWRASGAEEQRRSVGGPRPTPGLEELE
- a CDS encoding hypothetical protein (COG:O; EggNog:ENOG503P2GY); this encodes MKPNSSLIGLLTTLLLTSSVLASPQHGKAKGKGNPLPIPITPPSEEPPTHYGVLLIRAFQPLDIYGPLDTLQLLAHNRHLTLTLLSRTLLPVTSEPASAMMNTHRSTFWPTISPTHTLTSPPSNLQVLIIPGGPGARSPDLGPEIAFIRSVFPKLQYLITICTGSGIAAQSGVLDGRRATTNKAAWNSMTAMGPKVKWVAPARWVEDGKVWSSSGVTAGIDLIYEFIKQKYPNGTALTKRFGEVTEYEPETDWRADPWSERFNVTVPVPEPLV